Genomic DNA from Leptospira hartskeerlii:
AATTGGAAGCAGAGTGTAGGATAATCGAAACTATATTAAATTTATTGAAAATGAATGGAAAAGAGAATATTGCAATTTGTAGTCATGGCTTTGTTCTTTCCAGATTTTATAATCGTTTTTCTTCCAAGGAATTTCCCCAGTCTAAACTTGAAAACTGTGAAGTATTGGAATTATTTCTTTCGTTGGAGATTTCGGAAAGAAATTCTATATGAGTAAAATAAATTAGAATGACCTTTTCGAAGACGAAAGACTTTTTTAATTGAATAAATCGAGACAATTCAAAAGATCGTCTTAACTTTCAGGATGAAGTTGGGTGTAAATCCCACGCTGACCCGCAACTGTGATCGAAATAGATCAAAAAGATATTATCTTTTTGTTTCCGTTCCGCAAGCCAGATCTCCCTGCAGACTAAAACCTCGAGGTTAGGTATGTTAGCATTCTCGCTAAGCACGTCCGTGCATCCGCGAAGGGCCCCGGAAGTTAAAAATCGGGGCTCCCGCAAACCAGGGTAAATTCCTAATTTTGTACATTATAAAAATTATATATTCTTATTTTGACATGAATTAGACTAACATTAATTAGTTTATCTTTGTTTCGGAAGTTTTCCAAAGAAAACGGACGAAAACATGAGGCGAAACATCTTTCGGATTGCCGGACTATGCATATTCTTATCTTACTTTGTCTTTGCGGCATTCTTCCCTATCCTTTCTCAGGATGAGGAAACAAAACCGACTAATGGAAAAGAAAGAACAGTAGCGGAAAAATTAGAACTAAAAAAGAAAATCTCCGAATATAGACCTGACGCTATCGTGATCAGAGACAGAAGATCAAACTTGATCGGGATCGCTTCTTCTGCAAGCGAAGGTGTGGTAGGTTCCGATCAAATTAAAACAAGACCCATTATGAGACAGGGAGAGATCGCCGAGTTGATCCCCGGTGTGATCGTAACCCAACATAGCGGTGGAGGAAAAGCAAATCAGTTTTTCCTAAGAGGTTTCAACTTAGACCATGGAACCGACCTTTCCTCTAATGTGGATGGAATGCCTGTTAATAACGTTAGCCATGCACATGGACAAGGTTATACAGATCTGAATTTTCTAATTCCGGAACTTGTGGAACAAATGCAATATAAGAAAGGAGTCTACTATGCAGACCAAGGTGATTTTGCTTCCGCAGGTGCATTCAATATTTCTTATTTTAAAAGTTTGCCCAAAGGTATCGCGAATGTGGAAGGAGGAACCTTAGGTTATGCAAGAACTCTTATTGCAAAGTCTCACAAAATAGGACCAGGTGATCTTCTATATGCATTCGAAATTTCTCATAACGACGGACCTTGGGTGATTTCAGATAACTTCCGAAGAGTAAATGGCGTCACAAGTTATTCTGTAGGAGATAAACAGAAAGGATTCAGCATCAGTCTTATGGGTTATAAAGGTAACTGGCATTCTACAGGACAAGCTCCTAAAAGAGCTCTTAGAACGGGAGATTCCTGGTTGGATCCGGATTCCGGTTTGAGTAGATTCGAAAGTGTGGATCATAATGATGGTGGATGGTCAAACAGAGCAAGTGTCAATTTCGAAGCTCATCGTTTGGAAAAAAGATACGAAGCAAAAACGCAATTCTACGGAATATATTATGATTTGCGATTATTCGCAAACTTCACATATTATTTGGACGACCACGAAAGAGGAGACCAACATGAACAAGCGGATCGAAGAACAATCGTAGGAAGCAAGTCTAGTTATAAGGATATCTGCGATTTCTGGGGAATCAGAATGGAGAATACGGTCGGACTTCAGATAAGAAGGGATTATATTCAGAACGGTCTTTTCCATACTGAAGAAAGAGCAAGGATAGAAACCGTAAGAGAAGATGGAATAATACAGATCAGCTCAGGTATATATTATGAAAATAAGATACAATGGTCTAAAAAATTTAGGACCGTATTTGGATTGAGAGGAGATTATTATAAATTTATCGTAGATGATTGGGGAACGAAAGAGAAAGCAGATAAAAACGCAAGGCTCTACAGTCCTAAAGGAAGTATTATTATAGGACCTTGGTTCAAAACGGAGTTTTATATAAGTGGAGGATACGGATTCCACAGCAACGACGCAAGAGGAGTGGTCCAAAAATCAGACCCTGCAGATCCACTAGTCCAAACAAGAGGTGGAGAAGTCGGCCTAAGAACCGAGCCAGTTCATGGTTGGCAATCGACATTCTCCGTTTGGCAATTGGATATGAATTCTGAACTTTTATTTACGGGAGACAATGGAACTACGGAAGCTAGCAGACCAAGCACTCGAAAAGGATTCGAATGGGCCAATTATTATTCTTACAGTTCTTGGCTCATGATAGATGCGGATTTTGCTACTTCCAGATCCAGGTTCAGAGACAATGAACTTTCAGGGAATTATATTCCAGGGTCCATCCGTAATACGTTGGCATCCGGGATTACTTTAAAAAATCCTGATGGTTTTTTCGGATCACTTAGGGTAAGATATTTTGGAAATCGTTCCTTGATCGAAGATAATACTGTCCGCTCTCCCGCGACCACTACGGTGAATTTACAGTTTGGGAGGAATTTCGGGGAAGATTTGAGTATCGTTCTTGAAGTATTCAATTTATTGAATACTCATGTAAGCGATATAGATTATTATTATGCATCCAGATTGAAAAATGAACCTGTCGGTCCGAATGAAGGAGGGTACAATGACATCCATACCCACCCTGCTCAGCCTAGATCGATACGACTTTCTATGAGGGCTTCTTTTTAGGATCTATTTTTTAACGTAGTCTCGTATTACCAAAATACGATCTACGTCCACTTCCTTATTTTTAGGAACAGACTTAGTAAATGTAAAAACTTCAGTACTGAGTCCGTTCTTAGAGAGCAAAAGCCCGTGAGAAGGGACTATCTCAAGGGGGATTTTTTCCGCAAAATGATTATCCAATTCGAAACTTTCCATATCCGGAAGATTTTTCATACTCAATACATCGGCGAGAGGTTTTCCGATAGCATCAGATTCTAGCCAACCGGTAAGTTTTTCAGCTGATAAATTCATAAAGGAGATTTGTCCCTTCGAATCGAAAGCAATCACTCCTTCTTGCATATTCCGAAGCTCGGCAGAAACAAGTCTCGCCTTTTCCATCAGCTCCTTCTCCACTTCGTGTTTATACAAGATTAGTTCGATCACTATTTGTAATTCTCTGGTTTGAAAAGGTTTTAGAATATACGCATTCGGTTCGGTTAATTTAGCCCGTGTTAACGTCTGAGAATCGGAAGAAGCTGTAATATATACGATAGGAACATCTAAAAATTTTCGGATCCTTTTCGCTGCATCTATTCCATCCAAATACCCATTCGCAAGAACTATATCGATCAGGATCAGATCGGGCTGGAGCGCGATTGCCTGCTTGACCGCAGTTTCGCCTGTGTTTGCAATACTAGGCTCGGGATATCCCATCCTTATTAGTCTATGACGGATATCCTGGGCAACAAGCCCCTCGTCTTCTACGATCAAAATCCTAGTGTCCTTCATTTAACCCCCGAAAATATTCTTACTTTATTAAATTCGAATATTATAATTATATCAAACTTCCGCCTCTTCAGAAGAGGGTTTGATCAGATCTTTCACGCCGTGCAGTATGGCGGACATGTTCCTTCTCTCTCTTTTTCTCTTTTTATCCAGTCCATGTTTGTTCAAAGCGATTTCTATAGCGATCTGCAACTCTTTAGTCTGAAAAGGTTTTAGCAGATATCCGTAAGGCCTTGTAGGTTTGCTGCGAAGAAGAGTAGACTCATCCGCGTAAGCTGTAAGATAGATCACAGGAAGATCCATCTTATCCAAAATTTCTTGGACAGTTTCTATTCCGTCGTAATTCCCTCTGGACAACATAATATCCATGAGAAGAAGGTCCGGTTTATCTAAATAAACTTTCCTTAATGCTTCATTTCCTGTAGAAGCGATGCTTACAAAATCATAACCAAGATCGGACAATTTGCTGAGTATATCCTTGGCGACTATGCTCTCGTCCTCTACGATCAGTATTTTTGCTTCGCTGGAGATCATTTTCGGACTCGGCTCCTTTCTCGAAAGACTAAGGTGAACTTAGTCCCCTTGCTCCGATCCAAGATCAAACTTCCGTCTATTTGATGGGTCAAAGTGTTAACCAATTGTAAACCCAAAGAATCGGTTTGTCGATAGTCAATTTCTTCCGGAAAACCTACCCCGTCATCTTCTACAGTCAAAGAATACTCCTCGTATTTTGACGTAATAGAGATTTGGATCGTTCCCTCTTCCCTGTTCTTAAATCCGTATTTTAATGAATTGGTGACCAGCTCCGTTACGATCAATCCGCAATGGATCGCAGTATCCAATGTTAGATGAACGGATTCGGCATGTATTTCGAATCGTATCCTGGAATTAACTCTGTAGGTTCTCAGAAGGTTTGTAACCAAACTGTTTAAATATTCCTGGAAGTCCGTATGTGCCAGATCCTCGTTTTGGTATAATAACTCATGGATCAGAGCGATTGATTTGATCCTAGACTGGCAATCTTGGAACATTTCCAAAGACTTACGATCCGTTATATAGTTTCCTTGCAGACTTAAGATACTGGAAACAATTTGTAGATTGTTCTTAACCCTATGATGAATTTCCCTGAGTAAGACTTCCTTCTCTTTTAAGGAAGCCGTTAACGCCTCCTCAGCTCTTTTTCGTTCTGCTATCTCGGTCATCAACTCATTGTTGACTCTATGTAGTTCGAAAGTCCTTTCTTCTACTCTTATTTCCAATTCATCATGGCTTTGTCTTAGAAGTTCTTCCTGGATCCGTAATATTTTGTTTTTCTTATGTAGGTCCACGAACACGGAAGCTTTTGATCTTAAGATCTCCGGCGCAGTCGGTTTAACCAAGAAGTCAACCGCTCCCAAAGAATATCCTTTGAACATTCCAGTTTCGTTATTTGCATAAGCGGTGAGAAAAATGATCGGGATCTTGGCACATTTTTCCCTTTGCCGGATCAATGCTGCAGCTTCGAATCCGTCCATTCCGGGCATTCTTACGTCCATGAAGATCAATGCTACTTCGTCAGGTTCGTCTAGAAGTGCCTTCAATGCTTCTTCTCCTGAACCCGCTTTGATCAAATTCAATTCAGGGCTCTTAAGAATATGCTCCATTACCTGCAAATTATCTGCATGGTCGTCTACGAGTAAAATACTCACTTTCATTGGCTGTTCCATATCTTCTACCTGCACAACAACACCCGAAGCAGAGAAAGCAAATGGTCCACACTGACCGGCTTAGTTATATATTCTGTCGCGCCGGCCTCTATACATTTTTCACGGTCCCCTTTCATCGCTTTTGCCGTAAGCGCTAAAATAGGCAGATTTACAAATTCAGTCTTAGAACGGATCACTTTCATTGCTTCGTATCCGTCCATATCCGGCATCATTACATCCATAAGAACGATCTCTATATCCGGATTCTTTTCCAAAATATTAATTCCGTCTAACGCATTCTCCGCATAATGTATTTTCATTTTATGTAATTCCAACATACTCGTTAACGCGAATATATTCCTTACATCGTCATCTACGATCAGAACCTTATGGCCTTCTAGAGAATATGTATCTCCCGACTTAGAAACCGATTCAGGTTCATGCAAATGAATCTTGATCTCTTCGAGTGAAGTTGCATAAGAATTTACAAATTTCAGAATATTCGAACCATTAAAGGATAGAAGTTTCTGAAAATTTTCAGGTCCATTCTGCTCGTCCGAATAGAATAGTATCAATGTTCTCTCCGGATCTAATAAATTAATCTTAGAAACCAGATCGGTAACGGACATATCCTGAAATTTACTCCCGATAAGAATACAATCCGGGATTTCTTTTTTTAGAATGTCTAAAACTTCCTGACCGGACTCTATATTCTTCAGTACGAGATCCTTGGAGGTAAGTTTTTCCTCTAGGAATTTAAAATGTTCCTTCTCTATTCCACAAACATAAACTGTTTTATCTATTTTATGTAAGTAGGTTTTGATCTTCTCGAATGCCTCGTTTAAGGATTCTATTCCGACCGGCTTTCTCAAATGTGAGATTGCTCCGATCTCTAAACTCCTTCTCCAATCGTTCTCTCCGGAAAGCACATGGACAGGAAGTTGCCTGAGTTTAGGATTTCGTTTCAACCAATTTAAGATCAAACTTCCATCCATATCAGAGAGTTGGACGTCCAACAAGACTGCATTAAAAGAAGATTCTTGTAATGCAGAGATCCCACTTTTTCCATCCAAGGCAACTGTTCCCTTGAACCCGTTACTCTTAGCGATCTCCAAAAGAGACTTCGCAAATGTTTCATCTTCCTCTATAATCAAAACCTTTTCTTTGGATTCGTTTTGAGTTTCATCCTCTAAAACTCTTCGCGTGGCTTTGATCTTACTTCTTACATAGGAATCATTTGAACCGGAAGAATCATTATCAGGATTCTCAGACCATTTGATCGAATCAGGCTCGATAGGATTTTCTTCCACTTGGATATAATCCATTGGAAGGTATAAGGTGAACTTACTCCCAACCTCAGGTTCACTTTCCAATTTTAATTCTCCACCTAAGATTCGAGTGATCTCTTTGCTAATGGAAAGCCCAAGTCCAGTTCCTCCATATTTTCTGCTAGTGCTTCCGTCCGCTTGTCGGAAGGCTTCGAAGATCAGACCTTGTTTTTCGGCAGAAATACCAATTCCAGTATCAATCACGGAGAATGCGATCACACTACCTCCTTGGTTTAAGATCTTATGATCCTTACTCCAGCCTGCAGAAGAAGATTCTATTCTAAGCTTCACGCCACCTTTATGAGTAAATTTGAATGCATTAGAAAGAAGGTTCTGGAGAATCTGCTGCAATCTTTGCAAGTCAGTAGTGATCCTAGAAGGAAGTTCGGGATCTATTTCCACTTGGAATTTCAAGTCCTTATTCCTTGCAGTTTCTCTAAAAGAACGATCTAAATATCCTCCCAATTCTTCAATAGAAACAGAATCCAGATCCACACTCATCTTACCGGACTCAATTTTAGAAAGATCTAATATATCGTTAATCAACTGTAATAGATCGTTTCCTGAACTATGGATAGTTTTTGCATATTCAGTCTGTTTTTCAGATAAGTTTCGACTCTCATTATCATACAATAATCGAGATAGGATCAGCATATTGTTCAACGGAGTTCTCAACTCGTGTGACATGTTTGCCAAAAACTCCGATTTGTATCTGGAAGTAAGCGCAAGCTGGCGGGCCTTTTCTTCCAGGGAATGTCTGGCCTGTTCTACTTCTCTATTCTTTCTTTCTACCTCACTGTTCTTTTTGGCGAGTAGTCTTGCTTTCTCTTCTAATTCTTCGTTCTTTTCCTGCAACTCCTCCCTTTGGTCCTTAAGCATATCCTCGGACGCCTTTAGGGATTTGGCTTGTTCTTCCAATCGTTGGTTGGTATTGGTCAATTCTTCTTGTCGTCCTTGTAACTCTTCTGTCAGAGTTTGAGATTGGATCAGAAGTTCTTCCGTCCTCATCCCTGCAGCAATTGTATTCAATACGATCCCGATACTTTCAGTCAACTGATCCAAAAAATTCAAATGGATCGGAGTGAAGTTTGAGAAGGATGCAAGCTCTATCACTGCCTTCACTTCTCCCTCGAATAACACCGGTAAGACGACTATATTGATCGGAGGAGCTTCTCCTAAAGCCGAATTGATCATGATATAGCTGGAAGGGACATGTGTAACGAGTATCCTTTCTTTTTCCAGGAAACATTGACCGATCAGACCTTCTCCAGGATAGAAACGGTTCGATAGGTTTTTCCTTTCTTGGTAGGCGTAACTTACTAGTAGTTTGAGTAATGGACCTTCTTCTACATTTTCAGTAATGAAGAATGCGCCATGTTGTGCGGAAACAAGTGGAGCAAGTTCGGACAAAATCAATTTGCTTACGTTGACTAAATTCCTTTGTCCTTGTAATAATCTTGTGAATTTTGCTAGGTTCGTTTTTAACCAGTCTTGCTCCGTATTGATCCGAGTAGTTTCCCTTAAGTTTCGGATCATTTCGTTAATATTATCCGATAAGGCTGCCACCTCTCCAGCAGCTTGGATGGTAACTGTTCGAGATAGATCACCTTTGGTCACACCTGTTGCCACTTCCGCGATCGCTCTCACCTGAGTGGTCAAGTTAGAAGCGAGCTGGTTCACGTTATCCGTAAGGTTTCTCCAAAGACCCGCGGCACCTGGCACACTTGCTTGGCCTCCCAATCTTCCTTCGATACCCACTTCTTTTGCAACCGTGGTCACCTGGTCTCCGAAAAGCCCCAAGGTATCGATCATGTCGTTAATCGTATCCGAGAGTTCTGCGATCTCTCCTTTTGCTTCTAAATATAACTTTTTCTTTAAGTCCCCGTTTGCAACGGAAGTTACTACTTTGGCGATGCCCCTTACTTGCGTGGTAAGATTGTTCGCCATGAAGTTCACACTATCTGTAAGATCCTTCCAGATACCTGCAACCCCTTGCACATTTGCCTGTCCGCCCAGTTTACCTTCTGTTCCCACCTCTCGAGCAACCCTGGTTACCTCGGAAGCAAATGAGTTCAACTGGTCCACCATCGTGTTGATGGTATCCTTCAGTTCAAGGATCTCTCCTTTAACATCCACCGTGATCTTCTTGGATAAGTCACCCCGAGCAACCGCTGTAGTAACTTCGGCAATATTACGCACCTGACCTGTAAGGTTGGATGCCATTGAGTTCACACTATCCGTTAAGTCTTTCCAAGTTCCTGCAACTCCTCGAACGTCCGCCTGACCACCTAACTCTCCTTCTGTTCCCACTTCTCGAGCAACCCGGGTTACCTCGGAAGCGAATGAGTTCAACTGGTCCACCATCGTGTTGATGGTATCCTTCAACTCAAGGATCTCTCCCTTAACATCCACCGTGATCTTCTTAGATAAGTCACCTCGAGCAACTGCTGTAGTAACTTCGGCAATATTACGCACCTGACCTGTGAGGTTAGACGCCATTGAGTTTACACTATCTGTTAAGTCTTTCCAAGTTCCTGCAACTCCTCGAACATCCGCTTGTCCACCAAGTTTACCTTCTGTTCCCACCTCTTTCGCAACCCGGGTTACCTCGGATGCGAAGGAGTTCAACTGGTCCACCATCGTATTGATCGTGTTTTTAAGTTCTAAGATTTCTCCCTTAACATCCACAGTGATCTTCTTGGATAAGTCACCGGTCGCAACTGCCTTGGTAACTTCCGCGATATCACGCACTTGGCCGGTCAAGTTACCGGCCATAAAGTTCACACTATCCGTTAAGTCTTTCCAAGTTCCTGCAACTCCTCGAACGTCCGCTTGTCCACCAAGCTTACCCTCTGCCCCTACCTCTCGCGCAACCCTCGTTACCTCGGAAGCGAATGAATTCAACTGGTCCACCATCGTATTGATTGTGTTTTTGAGTTCTAAGATCTCTCCCTTAACATCCACCGTGATCTTTTTGGATAAATCTCCGTTCGCTACTGCTGTAGTAACTTCGGCAATATTACGCACCTGACCTGTAAGGTTGGATGCCATCGAGTTAACACTATCTGTTAAGTCTTTCCAAGTTCCCGCAACACCCTGAACGTCCGCCTGCCCACCTAACTCTCCTTCTGTTCCCACCTCTCGCGCAACCCTCGTTACCTCGGATGCGAATGAGTTTAGCTGGTCCACCATCGTGTTGATGGTCACTTTCAGTTCTAGGATCTCTCCCTTAACATCCACTGTGATCTTCTTGGATAAGTCACCCCGAGCAACCGCTGTAGTAACTTCGGCAATATTACGCACCTGACCTGTTAGGTTGGATGCCATTGAGTTCACACTATCTGTTAAATCCTTCCAAGTTCCCGCAACTCCTCGAACATTTGCTTGACCACCCAGTTTACCTTCTGTTCCTACCTCTCGAGCAACCCTGGTTACCTCGGAAGCGAATGAGTTCAACTGGTCCACCATCGTGTTGATAGTATCCTTCAGTTCGAGGATCTCTCCCTTAACATCCACCGTGATCTTCTTGGATAAGTCACCGGTTGCCACTGCTGTAGTAACTTCGGCAATATTACGCACCTGACCCGTAAGGTTGGATGCCATCGAATTCACACTATCCGTTAAGTCTTTCCAAGTTCCCGCTACCCCCTGTACGTCTGCTTGTCCACCAAGTTTACCTTCTGTTCCCACTTCTCGAGCAACCCTGGTTACCTCGGAAGCGAAGGAGTTCAACTGGTCCACCATCGTGTTGATGGTATCCTTCAGTTCAAGGATCTCTCCCTTAACATCCACCGTGATCTTCTTGGATAAGTCTCCTCGAGCAACTGCTGTAGTAACTTCGGCAATATTACGCACCTGACCCGTAAGATTAGATGCCATTGAGTTCACACTATCCGTTAAGTCTTTCCAAGTTCCCGCAACTCCCTGTACGTCCGCCTGGCCACCTAACTCTCCTTCCGTTCCCACTTCTCGAGCAACCCGGGTTACCTCGGAAGCGAATGAGTTCAACTGGTCCACCATCGTGTTGATGGTATCCTTCAGTTCAAGGATCTCTCCCTTAACATCCACCGTGATTTTCTTGGATAAGTCTCCTCGAGCTACTGCTGTAGTAACTTCGGCAATATTACGCACCTGACCCGTAAGGTTAGATGCCATTGAGTTCACGCTATCTGTTAAGTCTTTCCAAGTTCCCGCTACTCCTCGAACGTCCGCTTGTCCACCAAGTTTACCTTCTGTTCCCACCTCTTTCGCAACCCGGGTTACCTCGGATGCGAAGGAGTTCAACTGGTCCACCATCGTATTGATTGTGTTTTTGAGCTCTAAGATCTCTCCCTTAACATCCACAGTGATCTTCTTGGATAAGTCACCGGTCGCAACTGCCTTAGTCACTTCCGCGATATCACGCACCTGACCTGTAAGGTTAGACGCCATTGAGTTTACACTATCTGTTAAGTCTTTCCAAGTCCCCGCAACTCCTCGAACATCCGCCTGACCACCAAGTTTACCTTCTGTTCCCACCTCTTTCGCAACCCTCGTTACCTCGGAAGCGAATGAATTCAACTGGTCCACCATGATGTTCACAATCTTTGCGGTTCTAAAAAATTCTCCCTTAAGAGGTCTTCCATCTATTTCCAAAGACATGTTTTGAGAAAGGTCACCGCCAGCAACAGCGCCGATCACCCTCATCACTTCCGTATTCGGTTGCACAAGATTTCCGATGAGAGAGTTGATTGAATTCATACAAATCCCCCAAGAACCTATAGAAGAAATACCGCTAACCCTTTGAGAAATTTTACCCTCTTGTCCAACTTCGTTACTGATCCTTTCAAACTCTTTGACCATTCTATCATTTTGGTCCATGATATCATTTATTAAGTCTGAAATTTTACCTGCGATCCCAACTTGGTCCAAAGGCATTCGTTTAGAAAAGTCCCCTCGTTTAAATGCAGTAAGAACTTCCAATAATTGTTTCGGATTTACAGAATCTTTATCTTGTTTGGGATCTATTGTTGGGGCATTCTTCATAGCTGGACCTAAACCTATAATAAAAGGTTAATGCGCACGAAGGAGAATGATGACGTAAAATGCAGAGAATAACAACAATAATTATTTCATAAATACATCGTAGGGATTAAGTTAAACGAAGAATTTTTCTGTCACAAGAAATGTGACAGAATGAAAAGGATATTACAAAAACAAATTGTTCTTAAGTTTGTAAATTTATTCCAAAAGCTTATGATCGTAAGCGTAACGAACAAGTTCTTGTGTGGACTTCAAACTCATCTTCTCGAAAATTCTAGCTCTATATGTGTTTACAGTATTCACACTCAAACCAAGATCCTCTGAAATAGATCGAACATTTTTGCCCTTTACTAAAAGCATGAGTATCTGAAACTCTCTTTCTGAAAGAGTTTCATGAGGAAGTCTATCGGAAGGTTTAGAAAGTTCCCTCACTAACATCTCAGTCGCTTCCGGACTAATATATCTAGCACCTTCTATCACCTTACGAACTGCGGAGATCAACTCATCTCCAGCGCTTGCCTTAGTGATATAGCCGGATGCGCCTGCCTTTAATGCTCGGACTGCAAACCGATCCTCGGGATACATACTTAAGATGAGAACCCTAGTATCAGGAGAAAGTTTATGAACATATTTTAATATATCCAAGCCGCTCATCAGTGGCATATTTATATCTAGGATCAGCACTTGGACTGATTGGCCCGCAAGATAATCCAAAACCTGTTGTCCGTTTTCCGCCTCATAGACGATCTCTATATCTTCTTCTTCCGAAAGGATCTTTCTTAAACCTTCTCGGATCAATAAATGATCATCAGCGATCAATGTGGAAATCATGGGAAATCCTCCTTATTTCGATTTGAGATTGGTATTTTTACGATCACACTTGTGCCTTTTTCGGAGCCGCCAGTGATGGAAACTTCTCCTCCCAATACGACTGCTCTTTCTCTCATTCCGATCAGTCCAAGAGACTTAGATTGATTCATCTTTTTAGGATCTATTCCGATCCCATTGTCTTGGATTTTTAGTATCAGGAACTGGCCTTCTTCCAAACAAGAAACATGTATGGAACTCGCTTTGGAATGTCTGGCTGCGTTAGTCAATGCTTCTTGAAAAATGCGGAATAATGCAATGGATGGATCTTTTTCTAAGAATAGAATTCCGGCAGGGATCTTGATTTCGCAGCGAATTCCGGTCCTTTTTTCGAAATCTTTGGCATACCATTCAATTCCTTCCAATAATCCCAAATCCTCCAAGATCAAAGGTCTGAGTTCAGTTGCGATCCTCTGCACGGATTCGATACCTGAGTCTGCTACCTTAATCATAGATAAAAGTTCCGATACTAATTTGGAGTCAGAACCTTTAGATTTTTGAAAATTATTTTTTAATAATGTAAGATCTATTTTAAGAACAGTTAATAATTGCCCCAACTCGTCGTGGACTTCCCTTGCAACTAATAACCTTTCTTCTTCCCTTACTTCCTGTAATCTGGCGGATAATGCTCTTAACTGTTCCCCTGAAGTCTTGAGATGGTTTTCCGCATCTCTTCTTTCGAATACCCTTCCTATCTGAGAACTAATATGAGAAACAGCTTCGAAAAAAGAAGGATCCGTGGCTTTATTCCCGGAATAAAATTCCAAAACGCCCACTAGATTTTCTTTCACTAAGATAGGAATTCCGATCGCAGCCTCGATCCCAGCTTTGCGAGAAAGTTCTTTTAGTTCTCCTTTTAAATAAGAAGGAAAATTCTCTAGTAGGATCGGTTTTCTCCCACTTCTGACTCGTTCCGAAAGAATAGATTCTTCTTTTTTAGATCTAGTCCTTAATAAATTTCTAAACTCTTTTAGGAATGTTTCTTCTCTGAAAAAGGAGATGGAAGAATATTCCGGTTTTTCGGATTCTTCCAACACTAAACATACGAGGCCTAATTTCCAGTCTGCAATCGCGCATATCCGATCTACCGAAAATTGCAGAACGGATTCAACATCATTTGCTTCGTTTGCAGCGGTTGCGACTTGTTGTAGAAGATTTAAAACCGAGATCTTTTTTAAAAGTTCGTCTTTTGTATTTTGATCTTCTTGATTAGATCTATCAATCGGATCTTCTTTAGAAAATCCTTCTGATTCGCGAGGGAAAGGTTCGGAGAATGAACCGTAATTCGGCTCTTGGTCGATATTCGAAAAGCCTTGCACCCCGCGATTATCTAATTAAAATTATCATC
This window encodes:
- a CDS encoding hybrid sensor histidine kinase/response regulator, whose product is MKNAPTIDPKQDKDSVNPKQLLEVLTAFKRGDFSKRMPLDQVGIAGKISDLINDIMDQNDRMVKEFERISNEVGQEGKISQRVSGISSIGSWGICMNSINSLIGNLVQPNTEVMRVIGAVAGGDLSQNMSLEIDGRPLKGEFFRTAKIVNIMVDQLNSFASEVTRVAKEVGTEGKLGGQADVRGVAGTWKDLTDSVNSMASNLTGQVRDIAEVTKAVATGDLSKKITVDVKGEILELKNTINTMVDQLNSFASEVTRVAKEVGTEGKLGGQADVRGVAGTWKDLTDSVNSMASNLTGQVRNIAEVTTAVARGDLSKKITVDVKGEILELKDTINTMVDQLNSFASEVTRVAREVGTEGELGGQADVQGVAGTWKDLTDSVNSMASNLTGQVRNIAEVTTAVARGDLSKKITVDVKGEILELKDTINTMVDQLNSFASEVTRVAREVGTEGKLGGQADVQGVAGTWKDLTDSVNSMASNLTGQVRNIAEVTTAVATGDLSKKITVDVKGEILELKDTINTMVDQLNSFASEVTRVAREVGTEGKLGGQANVRGVAGTWKDLTDSVNSMASNLTGQVRNIAEVTTAVARGDLSKKITVDVKGEILELKVTINTMVDQLNSFASEVTRVAREVGTEGELGGQADVQGVAGTWKDLTDSVNSMASNLTGQVRNIAEVTTAVANGDLSKKITVDVKGEILELKNTINTMVDQLNSFASEVTRVAREVGAEGKLGGQADVRGVAGTWKDLTDSVNFMAGNLTGQVRDIAEVTKAVATGDLSKKITVDVKGEILELKNTINTMVDQLNSFASEVTRVAKEVGTEGKLGGQADVRGVAGTWKDLTDSVNSMASNLTGQVRNIAEVTTAVARGDLSKKITVDVKGEILELKDTINTMVDQLNSFASEVTRVAREVGTEGELGGQADVRGVAGTWKDLTDSVNSMASNLTGQVRNIAEVTTAVARGDLSKKITVDVKGEILELKDTINTMVDQLNSFASEVTRVAREVGTEGKLGGQANVQGVAGIWKDLTDSVNFMANNLTTQVRGIAKVVTSVANGDLKKKLYLEAKGEIAELSDTINDMIDTLGLFGDQVTTVAKEVGIEGRLGGQASVPGAAGLWRNLTDNVNQLASNLTTQVRAIAEVATGVTKGDLSRTVTIQAAGEVAALSDNINEMIRNLRETTRINTEQDWLKTNLAKFTRLLQGQRNLVNVSKLILSELAPLVSAQHGAFFITENVEEGPLLKLLVSYAYQERKNLSNRFYPGEGLIGQCFLEKERILVTHVPSSYIMINSALGEAPPINIVVLPVLFEGEVKAVIELASFSNFTPIHLNFLDQLTESIGIVLNTIAAGMRTEELLIQSQTLTEELQGRQEELTNTNQRLEEQAKSLKASEDMLKDQREELQEKNEELEEKARLLAKKNSEVERKNREVEQARHSLEEKARQLALTSRYKSEFLANMSHELRTPLNNMLILSRLLYDNESRNLSEKQTEYAKTIHSSGNDLLQLINDILDLSKIESGKMSVDLDSVSIEELGGYLDRSFRETARNKDLKFQVEIDPELPSRITTDLQRLQQILQNLLSNAFKFTHKGGVKLRIESSSAGWSKDHKILNQGGSVIAFSVIDTGIGISAEKQGLIFEAFRQADGSTSRKYGGTGLGLSISKEITRILGGELKLESEPEVGSKFTLYLPMDYIQVEENPIEPDSIKWSENPDNDSSGSNDSYVRSKIKATRRVLEDETQNESKEKVLIIEEDETFAKSLLEIAKSNGFKGTVALDGKSGISALQESSFNAVLLDVQLSDMDGSLILNWLKRNPKLRQLPVHVLSGENDWRRSLEIGAISHLRKPVGIESLNEAFEKIKTYLHKIDKTVYVCGIEKEHFKFLEEKLTSKDLVLKNIESGQEVLDILKKEIPDCILIGSKFQDMSVTDLVSKINLLDPERTLILFYSDEQNGPENFQKLLSFNGSNILKFVNSYATSLEEIKIHLHEPESVSKSGDTYSLEGHKVLIVDDDVRNIFALTSMLELHKMKIHYAENALDGINILEKNPDIEIVLMDVMMPDMDGYEAMKVIRSKTEFVNLPILALTAKAMKGDREKCIEAGATEYITKPVSVDHLLSLLRVLLCR
- a CDS encoding response regulator; translation: MISTLIADDHLLIREGLRKILSEEEDIEIVYEAENGQQVLDYLAGQSVQVLILDINMPLMSGLDILKYVHKLSPDTRVLILSMYPEDRFAVRALKAGASGYITKASAGDELISAVRKVIEGARYISPEATEMLVRELSKPSDRLPHETLSEREFQILMLLVKGKNVRSISEDLGLSVNTVNTYRARIFEKMSLKSTQELVRYAYDHKLLE